The following proteins are co-located in the Ursus arctos isolate Adak ecotype North America unplaced genomic scaffold, UrsArc2.0 scaffold_13, whole genome shotgun sequence genome:
- the GTF2H5 gene encoding general transcription factor IIH subunit 5 has translation MVNVLKGVLIECDPAMKQFLLYLDESNALGKKFIIQDIDDTHVFVIAELVNVLQERVGELMDQNAFSLTQK, from the exons ATGGTCAACGTCTTGAAAGGAGTGCTAATAGAATG TGACCCTGCCATGAAGCAGTTCCTGCTGTACTTGGATGAATCAAATGCCTTAGGGAAGAAGTTCATCATTCAAGACATCGATGACACTCACGTCTTCGTTATCGCAGAGTTGGTGAACGTCCTCCAGGAGCGAGTAGGTGAATTAATGGAccaaaatgctttttctcttaCCCAGAAGTGA